A single Vigna radiata var. radiata cultivar VC1973A chromosome 8, Vradiata_ver6, whole genome shotgun sequence DNA region contains:
- the LOC106770861 gene encoding tRNA(His) guanylyltransferase 2, producing the protein MANSKYEYVKCFEVEDEVMFPNIILVWINACSLHKPYDLNTLKLMNSCAVEILEEYADVVLAYGFSDEYTFVLKKTSKFYERRASKVLSIITSFFSSVFVRKWGEFFPHKELQSPPSFHGRVIPCASTEALQAYLLWRQNICHLSNQHEQCLWRLVERGMNEKEAWDFIKGFDKSDLNNLLFDEFNVNYNTLEPIYRQGSFVLKTVVEDVVKYTDNGAPIKRHKRKIIPVHSKKIAGKRFWNEHIVLLKELGGFIEEINNVTPEYVRSFEFDSKLMPSTWIVVRIDGCHFHRFSEVHEFVKPNDDRALNLMNLCAVAVLEKLWEDIVFAYGVSDEYSFIIKKTSNLYQRRANKMVSAIVSFFTSTYVMRWNEFFPQSELKYPPSFDGRAVCYPSTEILRDYLSWRQVDCHINNQYNSCFWKLVASGKSKREAQNSLKGGQLQKKIEELAIDYNKLPVMFRQGSSVYRDKVDTVPTHEENGNSFESKGKVIVEHVDIIGPTFWLEHLNILDE; encoded by the coding sequence ATGGCAAACAGCAAATATGAGTATGTCAAGTGTTTTGAAGTTGAAGACGAGGTCATGTTTCCCAATATCATCCTTGTTTGGATCAATGCCTGTAGCCTTCATAAACCTTATGATCTAAACACGTTGAAGCTGATGAACTCTTGTGCTGTTGAAATTCTTGAAGAGTATGCAGATGTAGTCCTTGCATATGGATTTAGCGATGAGTATACTTTTGTATTGAAGAAGACCTCCAAGTTTTATGAAAGGCGTGCTAGCAAAGTGTTATCCATCATTACTTCATTTTTCTCCTCTGTTTTTGTGAGAAAATGGGGTGAATTCTTTCCGCACAAGGAACTGCAAAGTCCTCCTTCCTTCCATGGGCGAGTCATACCTTGTGCGTCTACAGAAGCCCTTCAAGCTTATCTTTTGTGGCGGCAGAATATTTGTCATTTGAGTAATCAACATGAACAATGCCTTTGGCGTCTTGTTGAACGTGGAATGAATGAGAAGGAAGCATGGGATTTTATCAAGGGTTTTGACAAAAGTGATCTAAACAATCTTTTATTCGATGAGTTCAATGTCAATTACAATACACTAGAGCCAATATACCGACAAGGTTCTTTTGTTCTGAAGACAGTGGTAGAGGATGTTGTGAAATACACAGATAACGGTGCTCCAATTAAAAGGCACAAACGGAAGATAATCCCTGTGCATTCCAAGAAAATAGCTGGTAAGAGATTTTGGAATGAGCATATTGTTCTTTTGAAGGAGCTTGGTGGTTTTATTGAAGAGATTAACAATGTGACTCCAGAGTATGTGAGATCCTTTGAGTTTGATAGCAAATTGATGCCATCTACATGGATTGTAGTTCGAATAGATGGATGCCACTTCCATAGATTTTCTGAGGTACATGAATTTGTGAAGCCAAATGATGATAGAGCCCTTAACCTGATGAATTTGTGTGCAGTTGCTGTCTTAGAAAAGTTGTGGGAGGATATAGTCTTTGCCTATGGGGTTAGTGATGAGTAcagttttattattaagaaaaccAGTAATCTTTACCAAAGGAGAGCTAATAAAATGGTTTCAGCAATTGTGTCTTTCTTCACATCTACTTATGTGATGAGATGGAACGAGTTCTTCCCACAAAGCGAGTTAAAATACCCTCCTTCCTTTGATGGGCGAGCAGTGTGCTATCCATCTACTGAGATTCTAAGGGACTACCTTTCATGGAGACAGGTGGATTGCCACATCAACAATCAATATAACTCTTGTTTCTGGAAGCTAGTTGCATCTGGAAAAAGTAAAAGGGAAGCTCAGAATAGTTTAAAGGGTGGTCAGttgcaaaagaaaattgaagaattggcTATTGACTACAATAAATTACCAGTCATGTTCCGACAAGGATCCTCAGTTTATAGGGACAAAGTAGACACTGTTCCAACTCACGAGGAGAATGGTAACTCTTTTGAAAGTAAAGGAAAGGTCATTGTAGAACATGTTGACATTATTGGACCAACCTTTTGGTTGGAACACCTAAACATC